GCCAGGTCGGTGACGCCCTGCACGTCGACGTACCCCGGCTGCTCAGCGAGAACTGGATGCTGGCCTCCATCGGCAACGTCGTGACCTGGGAATTCATGGGCTACAACATGCTCATCCTGTACGCGGCGCTGCGCACCGTCCCGCAGGAGCTGTACGAGGCGGCCGAGGTCGACGGCGCCGGCGAACTCCGCAAGGCCTGGAGCATCAAACTCCCCGCCCTGCGGCCCGCGCTGGCCCTGGCCACGGTGTTCTCGATCATCGGCACCTTCCAGCTCTTCAACGAGCCCAACGTGATGCAGTCGCTGGCGCCCGACGTGATCTCGACCAGCTACACGCCCAACATGTACGCCTTCAACCTGGCCTTCAACGGTCAGCAGTTCAACTATTCGGCAGCCGTCGCCGTGGTCCTGGGCGGGGTGACCGCAGTGGTCGCCTACGCCGTACAGGCCAGGTCGATGCGGAAGGAACAGAGCCTGTGAGCGTCAAAACCCCTGCGGCCGGCCGAGGGCGCGCCCGGCGATCCAGCACGGCGCTCACCGTGGCCATGGGTCTCATGCTCCTCTACGCGCTGC
The sequence above is a segment of the Kitasatospora sp. NBC_00240 genome. Coding sequences within it:
- a CDS encoding carbohydrate ABC transporter permease: MVVFVIGIAAPLGYAAYLSFFQDRLVGGNVFVGFDNYTRALGDELFRAGLWRVTLFLLVQVPVMLALALLAALAIDSGRLRWPALFRIGIFVPYAVPAVVASLMWGYLYGDRFGLIRQVGDALHVDVPRLLSENWMLASIGNVVTWEFMGYNMLILYAALRTVPQELYEAAEVDGAGELRKAWSIKLPALRPALALATVFSIIGTFQLFNEPNVMQSLAPDVISTSYTPNMYAFNLAFNGQQFNYSAAVAVVLGGVTAVVAYAVQARSMRKEQSL